CCAATAGGTCTGCGTGGTATCTTTCATCACCAATAAACTGCCATGTTCTAAATAAAGTTCGACTTTTTCTTTACTCTGCTTATGTTTAAATGCGAACTTACGCTCGGCACCAAAACTAAATGAGGCAATCGCACCATCTTTTTTTAAATCCGTTTCACCATCGCTATGCCAAGCCATCCCCTCTTCACCACTATGATAAAGATTGAGCAAACAAGAGTTGAATGTCTCCCCCGTTAAATTTTCGGCCAGTTGTTTTAACTCCAGTAATTCCGGTGTCCACGGCAAGGCATATTTATTCATATTGGAATAGGTATATTCAAAGCGTCGATCTCCATACCACGCCACTTTACGTTTAGTCGTCAATAACTTTCCAAAGATCAGCGCCTGATCATTTTCCCATGCAATGGTCTGCATCAGTTGATCAAAATAATAATCTGCCGCCGTGGTCTGCACCACTTTGCCGTAGTACTGTACCGTACCATCATAAGGCAAATGATTCTGCTTTGGATCAGCTTCAATATCAAATAGTTGCATCGTTCCACTTCTTATAGGCTTGCTGCATACAATGTCCACACGGTCGGAAACCTTGTGCAATTGCTTCTTGCTCATCGACAAAAAATAGCCGATTCTTTTTC
This genomic stretch from Acinetobacter sp. C32I harbors:
- a CDS encoding alpha-ketoglutarate-dependent dioxygenase AlkB → MQLFDIEADPKQNHLPYDGTVQYYGKVVQTTAADYYFDQLMQTIAWENDQALIFGKLLTTKRKVAWYGDRRFEYTYSNMNKYALPWTPELLELKQLAENLTGETFNSCLLNLYHSGEEGMAWHSDGETDLKKDGAIASFSFGAERKFAFKHKQSKEKVELYLEHGSLLVMKDTTQTYWLHRLPPTKKVSTARVNLTFRTIVE